Proteins encoded within one genomic window of Hevea brasiliensis isolate MT/VB/25A 57/8 chromosome 8, ASM3005281v1, whole genome shotgun sequence:
- the LOC131182286 gene encoding pectinesterase inhibitor 6-like, producing the protein MSLSIFFFVLLLAIPTLHASDLITQTCDKTLYKDLCISTLGSTNVKDMQSLAELVLNITSSNGSETQKLIAEILNKSSNNNNFMKIYLRDCSEAYQNAVDQLNKSMAALKSKAFNDLNTWVTAAMSNAESCENGFKENPGTVSPFTNSNKKFSQLCSITLTITNLLAKN; encoded by the coding sequence ATGTCTCTCTCAATCTTcttctttgttcttcttcttgCAATTCCTACTCTCCATGCCTCAGATTTAATAACCCAAACTTGTGACAAAACCTTATACAAGGACCTATGCATATCAACCCTAGGATCAACGAATGTAAAAGATATGCAGAGTCTAGCCGAATTAGTACTAAATATCACATCATCAAATGGAAGTGAAACGCAGAAGCTCATCGCCGAAATTCTTAACAAaagttcaaataataataatttcatgaagatataccTCAGAGATTGCTCTGAGGCCTATCAGAATGCAGTTGATCAGCTTAATAAATCCATGGCAGCCTTGAAATCTAAAGCTTTCAATGATCTTAATACATGGGTTACTGCTGCCATGTCCAATGCAGAGTCTTGTGAGAATGGATTCAAGGAAAATCCAGGGACTGTATCTCCATTCACGAACAGCAACAAAAAATTTAGCCAGCTTTGCAGTATTACTTTAACAATTACCAATCTCTTGGCTAAAAATTAA